In the Bacteroidota bacterium genome, TTGTCTGTCGGCATCATTAAATTTATCTATAACATTAATAATTGCAGATTTTCTTTTTTTAATATTCGGATGTGTACTTTCTTCATCATCATAATCCTCTTCAGCAGTTATTGATGCGAGTGTATCTAAAAAATAATTATCCGGCAAAACATATAAATCATCATTAAAATAATTTTTAGGGAAAGTAACTTCATCAAATGGTAAGTAGGAATATAACAGCACATCAAAAACGCCTTCAATTGCAGCAACACTATATTTTGTCTTTTTAAAATATTCCATTCCTTTTACATCTGCTTCCGTTTCCAGGTCTTTGGAATATCTGAATTTTTCCAAGTCTACTTCATCATTATCCAAACTTGCATAAACACCGATTCCGCGATCAATTTTCCGGTTTTCCACAAAATTGTCAATTGCGTGTTTTTCATAGTAGTGTACAAATTCATGGCATAAGATAAATGCTATCTGGGCCTCATTTTGAACCTGTGCAATTAAACCCGTTGTTACCAGAATAATTCCGTTATCAGCAGTAAAGGCATTTACATCATTCGATAATAAGGTATATATCCGAATCTCATCTGCCAGTTGTGGATTACTGCTCAAAATTTCATCTTTTATTTTGTTGAGATAATTCGTTACAGGGTCGCCAAACACTACGCGGCCACTGTGTAACATCTCGTCAATAATAAAATTCGACTCCAGTAAAAAATTCTGTTTATCCTGAATTTCTTTTTTATTACTGCCTTCTAATGTTGCAATATAATCAAAATATTTTTCTGATGATAATCGTGTAAAATCTTCAGGTATTTTGCCGGCAGATTGCAGGGTTTTGAAATGTAAAAAATCAATGTCCTGAGCTGAAACCTGCGTTTGTAGTAATACGCTTGTGATGATGAGGATTAAAAATATACGCATAATTTTTGTGCTATTGTGTTTTTTGATTATTAAGTGCTTTGAGCCCGATTTTAATGCCCGCATGAAAAAGTGGAACGGTTTGAATGGATTCAGTTTGAGTGCCTAAAGAAAACATATCTGAATGATAATTATATCCATAACTGTTAACAGTTGTATTTTTAAAACGCACCTGAATGCCGAAACCAACAAAACCGTTTATTTCAAAAACTTCTCTCGGTAAAATATTATATCCGATTTTCCACGACAAATTAACGGCTTGCATGCGCTCGGTAATATTAAACAACTTACCTTTTTCTGTTTCATCTTCAAAATCGAGACTGTCATAACCTAAAATGCGGTAACCCAATTCAATTTGATTATAATCGGTGCGCAACGGATTGGAACCTCGCGGAACAACCGATAACAGTGATGTTTTTATAAACGGCCCCGAGTAATAAAAAGTGCCACTCTTAAATATGTTTTCGTAAATACTACTCGTTATGGAGTTTTCAATATTGGCAGTATACCCAAGATTAATATCAGCAGCCCATTCATCGGCAAAACGATATTGAACACCGGCATTATACTCTCCAATCAAAAAATTAAACGGAATGAGATAGATGAATAGTTTTTTATAAAGGAGCGCTTCTATCATTGGTGTACAAATCTATCAAATTGTCAGTAAAGTGACGAGTTTTGGCAGTTTTTATTGATATTGACAGTCATTTTTAGCGGGGGCATGACAATTGAGTGCTAATTTTACCACAGGCATAATACGTGTATGCCATAACGTTACAAAAGGAAAAAATGAGAGAATTTGGATTTGACGATAACTTTTTGTCCTCGATGATGGAGGAAGATGTTGAGTTTTTGCCGTTATTATCACTTGAGGAAGACGATGATCAGACTAAAATCGACTACCCGGAAGTAATTGCAGTGATGCCTTTGCGCAACACCGTGTTGTTTCCCGGAGTTGTTCTGCCCATAACCGTAGGTCGCGAAAAATCTATAAAAGCTATTCAAACTGCTTTTAAGGGAAATAAACTGATTGGCGTTGTAGCGCAGCGCGATGGCAATATTGAAGATCCGGATACCAGTCAGCTGTATACCACCGGTGTAATTGCTAAAGTAATAAAGCAGATTAAAATGCCGGATGGCAGCACAACGGTGATTATTCAGGGTAAAAAACGATTTGCCGTTAATAAATTTACTGCTGAAAATCCTTACCTGCAGGCAAGTGTTACCTTATTGGAAGACAATACCAAAGGCGACAAAAAGGAATTTAATGCCATTGTTTCAGCAATTAAAGATCTTGCATCTAATATTGTTAAAATTTCACCCAATATTCCACAGGAAGCGAATGTGGTATTGAAAAATATCAACAGTCCGGTTTTTTTAATGCATTTTGTTTCTTCGAATTTGCAAATTGATGTTGCCGACAAACAAAAATTACTGGAAACCGACGACCTTTATTTGCGTGCGCAGCAAGTGCTTAATTTTTTGAATAATGAGTTACAAATGCTGGAACTCAAAAATAAAATTCAAAATAAAGTGCGCACCGATTTGGATAAACAACAACGTGAATATTTTTTGAATCAGCAATTGCGTACTATTCAGGAAGAACTCGGTGGCAGTGGTCAGGATGAAGATATTAAACGCTACAAGTTAAGAGCAACAGAAAAAAAATGGTCGAAAACGGTACAGGATGTTTTCACGAAAGAAATTGAAAAACTGCAACGCCTTAATCCAAATGCTGCTGAATTTGGTGTAATTACCAATTACATCGAAATGTTACTCGAATTACCATGGAATGAATATACCAAAGATAATTTCGATTTAAAACATGCAAAAACTGTTTTAGATGAGGATCATTTTGGTTTAGATAAAATTAAAGACCGCTTAATAGAATACCTTGCTGTATTAAAATTAAAAGGTGATTTAAAATCGCCGATTTTATGTCTGGTTGGCCCTCCGGGTGTTGGTAAAACTTCCCTCGGACAGTCCATTGCACGGGCTTTAGAGCGAAAATACGTGCGCATGAGTTTGGGTGGATTACATGATGAAAGTGAAATTCGCGGTCACCGTAAAACATATATTGGTGCAATGCCGGGACGTGTTGTGCAATCGATAAAACGTGTGAAATCATCGAACCCTGTTTTTATTTTAGATGAAATAGATAAAGTTGGTACCGATTTTCGCGGCGATCCTTCAAGTGCATTACTCGAAGTACTCGACCCGGAACAAAATGGTACTTTTTACGATAATTATTTAGAACTGGAATACGATTTATCGAAAGTATTATTTATTGCAACGGCAAATAATATTAATACCATACAACCTGCTTTACGCGACAGGATGGAAATTATTTATTTGAGTGGATATTCCACTGAAGAAAAAGTAGAAATCGGAAAACGCCATCTTGTTCCAAAACAAAAAAAGGAACATGGATTAAAATTGCGTGATGTAACATTAAATGACCCAATTTTAACACAGATCATCGAAAATTATACACGCGAAAGTGGCGTGCGTGATTTCGACCGCCAAATTGCATCCGTTATGCGCCGTATTGCAAAATATGTTGCTACAAACGAAAAATACAACAAGACATTAAAAGCTTCAGAAATAGAATCCGTTTTAGGACCTGCCAAATTTGATAAAGAAAGTATTTTTAATACCCAAGTTCCGGGTGTTGTTGTTGGACTTGCGTGGACGCCTGTTGGTGGAGATATTTTATTTATTGAAACTTCATTAAGCAAAGGCAAAGGCACATTACAATTAACAGGTAATTTGGGTGATGTAATGAAAGAATCTGCTTCAACAGCACTTACTTTCTTAAAATCGCATGCTGATTTACTGGATTTGTCGCCGGATATTTTTGAACAAACTGCCATTCACGTGCATGTGCCCGAAGGAGCCATTCCTAAAGATGGTCCAAGTGCCGGTATCACGATGTTAACCAGTCTGGCTTCAGCTTTCACCGGCCGAAAAGTGAAATCGTATCTGGCAATGACCGGTGAGATTACGCTACGCGGGAAGGTATTACCTGTTGGCGGCATCAAAGAAAAAGTGCTTGCTGCTAAACGGTCAGGGGTTAAGGACATTATTATGTGTATCAAAAACAAAAAGGATGTTGCTGAAATCAACCCTTTATTTATAAAAGGTATTCGCTTCCATTATGTTGAAGATATGATGGATGTGCTCAAACTGGCGCTTGAAAAACCGGTAGCAGTTAAAAAAGCTGCAAAATCGGCTAAATAAGCCTGTTTTGATTAATTTGAATTATTTTCGTCCCGCAAAATTTTTTGCGGGATTTTTCGTTAAGGAACCAACCTGATGCTGATGCGCTTTTTTTATTTTGTGTTGTTAACCTGCTCCTTATCCAATGTTTTCGGGCAGTTCGGAGGAAGTTATACTTATGCTTATCTCAATTTACCACCTTCGGCGCGTATCAGTGGCTTAAGCGGCCTAAACATTACCACTTTCGATCAGGATGTGAATTTCGGCTTCCAGAATCCGGCTTTGTTAAATGCTAAAATGGACGGACAATTGAGTGCGAGCCAGGCATTTTTGCCTTCAGGAATCAGTAACTCTTATGCTTCCTTCGGAAAACACCTTGATAAATGGAATGCGACACTGGGTGGAGGCATATTGTATCGCTCTTACGGCGTTTTTGCACTTACTGATGTAAATGGCGACAGAATTGGCAGTTTTAAAGCGAAAGAATATGCTGCTAATTTGGGTATTGGTTACGGAACGGGAAAACTGCGTTACGGTGCCAATATGAAATTATTATATAGTAACCTGGAATCATATAGTTCGTTTGGAATTGCTGCTGATTTAGGTGCAGTTTATATTGATACCAGCCATCTGCTCACCATGGGATTGGTATTCCGCAATATTGGTACAGAAATAAAACCATTTGTAAATAGTAATTACGAAGAATTGCCCTTTGAAATTGATTTTGGTATTTCAAAACGGTTGCGACATTTACCGTTGCAATTAAGTTTTACCTTGCATGATTTACAAACATTTGATATTAGATACGACGATCCAAATGCAGCACAGGCAGTAAATATTTTTGGTGCTGATTCTACTGCAGAAAATAAAAATTACACGGTTGATAAAATTGCACAACATCTCAATATTGCAGGTGAATTTTATTTTGGCAAAAGTGTAATGGCACGAATTGGTTACGACCATATGACCAGAAAAGAAATGTCGGTGGAAACACGTCGCGGACTTACCGGATTTTCGATGGGTTTCGGAATTAAAATCAACAAATACAGCATCGACTACGGTCATGAATTTTATTCACTCGCCGGAGGTAGTCATCATATTACAATTGCCGCGAATCTCAATCAGTTTTTTAAGTAGACATTTTGTATTTGATATAACATTCTATAATTTTTTTGGGTAGATGGTATTAGGAGTAATATTTACTTCAGAATGTTTAATTTAGCCCTGTGAAAAAAATATTGATTGCCATTGACGGGTATGCAGCATGCGGTAAAAGCACGCTTGCAAAGCAACTGGCAGCTCATTTACATTATTTGTTTTTAGATACCGGCGCCATGTACCGCGCAGTTACATTATATCTGCTGGAAAATAATATTAACTGGTTAGATGCTGCTGCTTTAGATGAAGCTTTAAATAATATTTCAATTGCATTTCAGCGCAACGAAGATGGTAAAATAATTACATTTTTAAATGGTGATGATGTAGAAGACGCTATTCGTTCGATGCAGGTTTCCAATAAGGTTAGTGAAGTTGCAGCCGTTAGTGCTATACGTAAATTTTTAGTGCAACAGCAACAGGAAATCGGTAAAGAAAAAGGTATTGTTATGGATGGAAGAGATATCGGAACAGTAGTATTTCCACACGCCGAATTAAAATTATTTGTCACTGCCGATATGGATACCCGTGTGCAACGAAGGTTATTGGAATTACAATCAAATGATATACCGGTAAGTGAACAAGATATCCGCGATAATTTAATTAAACGCGATAAAGAAGAAACAACAAGAACCGATAGTCCCTTAATGCAGGCGAAAGATGCCATTTTAATTGATAATACCAACCTGACACCCGAAGAACAATTTACCTTTGTATTAAAATTAGTTGAAGCAAAATTGAAATAAAATTATGTCGGAGATAGGAGTAATTTTTTTATTAATCATCAGAGTTTTAGCGGCTAATTATTGTACAAGTAGAGCCCGGTTATTAAATCGTAATGTTGTCGGTTGGGGGATATTTGGTTTTGTTTCACCGTTACTTGCCTGTTTATGGATTAAGGGATTACGAACAAAAACGAATCAGACTGCATATGATGATGCCAGTCGACCATTCGATCAAATGTAAGTTTTTTTCAGATAAAAGCTTTATATTCAATTAGATGTATATTTAAATAATATTAATATGTATCAATTTTCACTTTTCTACAGCTATTTTTATCTTTGATGTATGAAAATGCACACATTCATAGTTATGTTGCTCATTTTGAGCAGCGTAGGTAATCTTTCTGCACAACGTGTATCACGTCATACAACACCTTCAGGAAGTGTTTATCCGGATGTATCGATTACCAACCTGATTACCATGTTAAATATTAATCTGGTGGACTGGGAACGCAACATGAAATTAATTTCAGATGTGCGTGATGATTTTGGAGATTTAGGTATTCAGTATACCATCGAAAACAAAACAGGAACCGCTGATGGATATTGTTTTACTACCAAAAAGAAAACCGAATATGAATTAATTTATCAGTTGGGCACAAATAACACTTCCATTTTTACTGATTTTATGAAAGAGATAAAAAAGTATTATGTAAAAGATCAGGATGGATATCAGATTTATCAGTACAAACACGTAGATGATATCACTTATATTTTTGTTGTAAAACAGGATGGGGGAGAAGAGTATGTGCGTGTTTATATAAATCCGTGATAATTTGTTTTTTTAATTACAGATTAACGCGCATAGCTATTTAAAATAAATAACTCACACTTAGCGTATAATCGGTGTTTTTCATGCCTCCGAAGGATATTGAGCAAAAGTAATAGGGCGAAGGTTCTGCAAAAGAAAGATACCCACCAAAATTGGCATCTGCTTTTAGCACAATACTATTTTTGTAAGTAAACGAAATGCCGGTATTTATCTGACTGTTAAAGTGATTAACAGGGTAGCCTACGGTTAAAGGATTTTGACTTGTTGTATTTTGAAAATCGTATGCATCTACTTGGCTATCTGTGATGGAAGTTTCAATATAACTTCCATTTAAAATATAATTCTGATTATATCCAACAAAAAGATTAGTAGCGATATTTCCAATATGAAATTGAAATCCAAATGACAACGGAAGGGATATTTTTTGATATAATTGTTCAGTCGTATTTGTTGTAACATAATTAGCCATTTCATCATCAGATACGAACATTCTTCCGGTGCGTATCCATTCAAGTTTTTCACTCGTACTTAAGTACCGCAAACCAACATTAATATTAAAATGTTTTTTAATATCCAGTTGTGAAGTAAAACCAAAAAGTACTGATTTGCCAGGGATATATGAAGTAGTGGTAACGTCAAAAATGCGCGTTTCAGAAGTTGTTTGTTTTAACCCACAAAATGAAAATCCTACTTCAGGTCCCCAATTAAAATTGCTTTGTGCGTTTCCGATAACTGAAGTGCCAATCAAAAAAATAACGTAGAGGAGGAATTTGCGTTGCATAAGGTTTGTTTTGGGCCAATAAATATACAAAAAAACCAACATACTTGTGCAATCGGCACGACCTGTGAATAGTAGCATTCCAGTGAAAAATGGCCTCAAAATGCCTTCTACCCAATAAAAACGCCACTTTTCCTTTAAAAGCCTTATAAAATATCAAAAATCCCGTATCTTTGCCTCCCCTTTGCTCTGCCGTTGAATGACGGATTGCCGGGGCGGGTTCAAACCCGCAGTATTATTCACTTTTACTAAAAAACAAAACCTTGGATAACCAAGAAAATCTGGAGCCTGTAAACTCCGAAACTACAGAATCAACTGAAACAGTAGTTGAAACTGAAAAAAAAGCCCCTGTAACTGTTCTCGCTAAACATGATGATTTTGATTGGAACGTTGACAAACGCAACAAAATTACCTACTCTAAAGACGAGAGCGACAAGTTAGAACTTACCTACGAAGGCACGTTCAAAACATTAAACGACAACGAAATTATCAATGCTACAATTGTAGGGTTAACCGACACCGACGTGATTTTAAACGTGGGTTACAAAAGCGATGGTTTAGTTTCTAAAACTGAATTCCGCGATTTGGAAGACCTGAAAGTAGGCATGGAAGTGGAAGTGTACGTTGTAAGCAAAGAAGATGGCAAAGGTCAGCTGAATTTGAGCCGTAAGAGCGCAAAAATGATGAAGGCCTGGGAACACATTGTTGATGCTTATAAAAATGAAATTATCGTTACCGGAAATATCATCAGCAAAACCAAAGGTGGTCTTATTGTTGAAGTATTTGGTATTGAAACATTTTTACCGGGTTCTCAAATCGACGTTAAACCAATTACTGATTATGATGGTTACGTTGGTAAGAAAATGGAATTCAAAGTTGTTAAAATCAACGAAACCATTAAAAATGCCGTTGTATCGCATAAAGCACTTATTGAAAGCGATATCGAAACTCAACGTCAGGAAATTATCGGTAAATTGGAAAAAGGTCAGGTATTGGAAGGAACTATTAAAAACATTACAGACTTCGGTGCATTTATCGATTTAGGTGGTGTTGATGGTTTATTGTATATCACTGATATTTCATGGGGACGTATCAACCATCCGAACGAGGTGTTGAATATGAACCAGAAATTAAACGTGGTTGTACTTGATTTCGATGATAACAAAAAACGTATATCACTCGGTCTCAAACAACTTACACCACATCCTTGGGAAGTTCTTGATGCAGCTATCCAGGTTGGCAGCGTAGTTAAAGGTAAAATCGTAAATATTGAAGATTACGGTGCATTCCTCGAAATTATGCCTGGTGTTGAAGGTTTAATTCACGTATCAGAAATCACTTGGAGCAATCAGCCAATTAACAGCAAAGAATACTTTACTGTTAATCAGGAATTTGAAGCTAAAGTGGTTACACTTGATCGCGAAGAACGCAAAATGTCGTTATCGATTAAACAATTATCTGAAGATCCTTGGAAGAGCGCTAAAGATAAATATCCTATCAACAGCAAACATTCAGGTCTCGTTAAAAACATTACCAATTACGGTGTGTTTGTTGAGCTTGATGAAAACGTTGGTGGTATGGTTCACATTAGTGACTTAAGCTGGATCAAACGTTTAAATCACCCTTCAGAATTTGTGAAAATTGGTGAACGTTTAGATGTTGTTATTCTCGAAATTGATGAAGACAACAGAAAAATTTCATTAGGTCACAAACAAATTGAAGAAGATCCATGGGATACTTTCGAAAATGTATTCCCAATCGGTTCTATACATGAAGGTACCATCATCCGTAAAGATGAAAAAGGTGCAGTTGTTTCTTTACCTTATGGTTTAGAAGGTTATGCGCCTAACAAACATCTTGAAAAAGCTGATGGCACTACTGCACATGCAGAAGAAATGCTTTCATTTAAAGTAATCGAATTCGATCGCAACGATAAACGTATCCTTGTATCACATTCTAAATTTGTAAAAGATAATACAGATGAAGAAAAACGTGAACAAGTGAAAACTCGTCAGCGTGATGATAAAAAATCGAAAAGCCAGTTAACTAAAGTTCAGAAAAATGTTGAAAAAACAACATTAGGTGAACTCGACGTACTTTCTCAACTGAAAGAGCAAATGGAAAAAGATTCTAAAGGTTCTGCTAAAACTTCTAAAAAAGTTGAAGAAAAATCTGAAGACGTTTCTGATGCTACAGAAGAAACTGCGGAAGATAACGAAGCATAATTTTGTTTTGCTAAAAAAGCCTCACTTCGGTGGGGCTTTTTTTATGTACCAATGTACCGATGTACCAATGTACCAATTGAACAGCCGAATTTGAGCAAGCACTTAATTCCTAGCTCCGTTGGGGTCAATCAATATTGACCCGAGATGAAGTATAATAGAACTTCAGAATTTAGACCTGCATTTAATTCGGAGCTCCCGTTGGGGTCAATCAATATTGACCCGAGATGAAGTACAAAAAGAACTTCAGAATTAGAGTAAGATTTTAATTCGGAGCACCCCTTGGGGTAAAATATTACCAACAACGATTACCTAATTAATTTTCATTTTTCACCCTGCAAATGAATGCCAATTCATTCGCATCGCATCCCAGCGGCGCAGCCGCCCATTAGCTAATCTGCTAATTAGCTAATTTGCTAATTCCTCTTAAATTTGTGTGATAATCGTGAAACTATGGCAATTAATTATTGGCTGATAAAATCGGAACCGGAAACATTTTCTTGGGATGATTTAGTGAAATTGAAATCGGATGCATGGACGGGCGTTCGGAATTATGCGGCGAGAATTCATTTGCGAGCGATGCAAAAAGGCGATTTATGTTTTTTTTATCACAGCGGAAAAGTAAGTGCCGTTGTAGGCATCGCAAAAGTTACCAAAACCGCCTATCCCGACCCAACCGCTACTGAAGGTGAATGGGTTGCAGTTGATGTTGCTGCAGTTAAAAAATTAAAAAAAGAAATTTCATTAAAAGAAATAAAAAAAGACGCTGCTCTCGAAGATATGCCTTTAGTAAGAATTAGCAGATTGTCTGTTTCACCGGTTAATGAGTTTCAGTTTTTTAAAATTCTCGAAATGAGCGGGACTACTTTATAATGTGCTGATGTGCTAATGGAACAGCCGGATTTGAGTCGGCATTTCATTCGGAGCTCTCGTTGGGGTCAATCAATATTGACCCGAGACGAAGTAAAAATAGAACTTCATAATTATAGTAAGATTTTAATTCGGAGCTCTCGTTGGAGTCAATCAATATTGACCCGAGACGAAGTAAAAATAGAACTTCATAATTATAGTAAGATTTTAATTCGGAGCTTATATTTCAATTTTATAAACAGCCGAAACCACAGAGTCCTCAAAGAAACAGCCCGCAGAGTTCACGGAGAATTTTGAGTTGGGTTGGTAATTATTATTTTTTTATTGAACATTTTTTAAATAACAATTAAGAAAAAAAATCATCCACTCATCCACTCATCTTGTTTAAACAATTAATTGTTTAAACCTATAAATCCCTTAGCGCCCTTAGCGGGAAAAAATACAAGAAAAAAACATTTACAAGAAAAAACATATCCCAAACAACACATCCACCCAACAAAACCCTTAGCGCCCTTTGCCCTTCGCGCGCTTAGCGAGAAAAAAACAATAGCGAGAAAAAAACACCTGCAAGAAAACCACATATCACAAAAAAAACACATCCACCAAACAAACAACCTTAGCGCCCTTTGCCCTTCGCGCGCTTTGCGAGAAAAATACACAAGCGAGAAAAAACATTTGCGAGAAAAAAAACATTAGCGAGCAACACCGATTACGATTTTGGTAACATGATGCGAAAGGTAGTTCCCTTCCCTGGCGCGCTTTGTTTCACAAATATTTTCCCTTTATGATAACTCTCCGTAATCCGCTTTGCGAGCGTCAATCCCAATCCCCAGCCTCTTTTTTTCGTGCTGTAACCGGGTTCGAAAACTGTTTTTTGTTTGGAACGTGGAATTCCTTTTCCACTATCCGTCACATCAATCATCACAAACTTATCATCCTGCTCCACCTTAATAATAATATCCCCAATTCCATCAATCGCATCCAATGCATTCTTCAATAAATTTTCAATCACCCAATTAAATAAAATCACATTCATTTTTACCGGCATATCGGGTGCAGGATATTGAAAATCGAAAGTCACTTTTTTTGATGAGCGGCGTTTGATATAATCTATGGAATAATCCAATTCTGTAATCAGATTTTTTTCAGTTAAATCCGGCTGAGAACCCACTTTTGAAAAACGGTCTGCTATTAATTCTAATCGCTGGACATCTTTCCCCATTTCGACAACAATATTTTCTTTGCCTTCCATGGCTGGCGACTGCTCTAAATATTCCACCCACGCCACGAGCGATGAAATTGGTGTTCCTAACTGATGCGCAGTTTCTTTTGCCATACCAACCCAAACCCGGTTTTGTTCCGATTTACGTGCAGTATTAAACAGGGTATAGGCGACAATTAAAAATGCAGCAATAATTAATAATTGCACATAAGGATAATATAACAACTGCTGATATAATACAGAATGTTTGTAATATACATATTGATAAATACCCGAGCTGATTTCCAATTTAATTGGCTCAGCAAAATCTTTCATTTCTTCCAAACGGTGTTGGAGGTAACCGGTATCGGTAGCCACCTTTGCCGTATCTAAATTTAAATAGGCAACAATATTACCATCGTTATCGGTTGAAATAATTGGGACTGTTTTATTTGCTTGAATTAATTCCACAAAAAAACCATAATCTGTAATATCGGTAGCGGTTGCGATGTAGTGATATACATTGGCAATTTGCGTAACTTTTTGTCGTTCCTCAGCAGCAAGTTTGGTGGCTAAATTATCGGTATAAATGAGAGTAGCCGCAACAATAACCAATGCAGTAAGCACCAGCACAATTTTCCAACGGTATTTTCTTTCGTAAATATTCAAGCAGCTATTGGTTATAGGAGAACAAAAATGGTAAAAATTATGGAAAGCAGCGAATCAGGGGTTAACGGGGGTTAAATGGATTTACTGTTCCTCATCTTCAAACTCAATAAATTCAATTTCATCCTCCGATTTTGTTTCCTGTTTTTCCGGTTGCGTATTGGTTTTAAACATTTCCTCTTCAGGGTCTTTTTTAAAGATATCGATAAAACGTTGCTGCTCTAATCCACTATCTTGCAATTTTTGTTTGGCTTCTTTTTTATTGTATTTAATAATCGGATCATTAACAGTACCGGTCATGCTGATAAACACATTTACCCCACCTTCAGTATCCTCTTCGTAATTATCTTTTTGTTTATTTCCACCTAAAAATTTGCGGACCATCATATCGGCCAGACTGAGTTTAAACTGGTAATCAATTACATCATCAAAAGTATGTTTACCACTGATATACATATCGAGTGCTGAGGATTGAATTTGCATTACCGGTAAAGTTATTACACGGTCTTTAATTTCAATTTTATTTTCGAGAGTAGAAAATTTAATATGACGCAATTCACTTATTTTCACGAAACCGGACAATGATTCCAATGGTTTGTAATCAATTAATTCTCCGTTTTCAATTTTCATATCACAAAGGGTATAAATGGATTGTTCATCCAGCACAAAATTTTTATCCCAGCGAATATTCATTTCGTATAA is a window encoding:
- a CDS encoding EVE domain-containing protein, translating into MNYWLIKSEPETFSWDDLVKLKSDAWTGVRNYAARIHLRAMQKGDLCFFYHSGKVSAVVGIAKVTKTAYPDPTATEGEWVAVDVAAVKKLKKEISLKEIKKDAALEDMPLVRISRLSVSPVNEFQFFKILEMSGTTL
- the lon gene encoding endopeptidase La — its product is MMEEDVEFLPLLSLEEDDDQTKIDYPEVIAVMPLRNTVLFPGVVLPITVGREKSIKAIQTAFKGNKLIGVVAQRDGNIEDPDTSQLYTTGVIAKVIKQIKMPDGSTTVIIQGKKRFAVNKFTAENPYLQASVTLLEDNTKGDKKEFNAIVSAIKDLASNIVKISPNIPQEANVVLKNINSPVFLMHFVSSNLQIDVADKQKLLETDDLYLRAQQVLNFLNNELQMLELKNKIQNKVRTDLDKQQREYFLNQQLRTIQEELGGSGQDEDIKRYKLRATEKKWSKTVQDVFTKEIEKLQRLNPNAAEFGVITNYIEMLLELPWNEYTKDNFDLKHAKTVLDEDHFGLDKIKDRLIEYLAVLKLKGDLKSPILCLVGPPGVGKTSLGQSIARALERKYVRMSLGGLHDESEIRGHRKTYIGAMPGRVVQSIKRVKSSNPVFILDEIDKVGTDFRGDPSSALLEVLDPEQNGTFYDNYLELEYDLSKVLFIATANNINTIQPALRDRMEIIYLSGYSTEEKVEIGKRHLVPKQKKEHGLKLRDVTLNDPILTQIIENYTRESGVRDFDRQIASVMRRIAKYVATNEKYNKTLKASEIESVLGPAKFDKESIFNTQVPGVVVGLAWTPVGGDILFIETSLSKGKGTLQLTGNLGDVMKESASTALTFLKSHADLLDLSPDIFEQTAIHVHVPEGAIPKDGPSAGITMLTSLASAFTGRKVKSYLAMTGEITLRGKVLPVGGIKEKVLAAKRSGVKDIIMCIKNKKDVAEINPLFIKGIRFHYVEDMMDVLKLALEKPVAVKKAAKSAK
- the porQ gene encoding type IX secretion system protein PorQ, giving the protein MRFFYFVLLTCSLSNVFGQFGGSYTYAYLNLPPSARISGLSGLNITTFDQDVNFGFQNPALLNAKMDGQLSASQAFLPSGISNSYASFGKHLDKWNATLGGGILYRSYGVFALTDVNGDRIGSFKAKEYAANLGIGYGTGKLRYGANMKLLYSNLESYSSFGIAADLGAVYIDTSHLLTMGLVFRNIGTEIKPFVNSNYEELPFEIDFGISKRLRHLPLQLSFTLHDLQTFDIRYDDPNAAQAVNIFGADSTAENKNYTVDKIAQHLNIAGEFYFGKSVMARIGYDHMTRKEMSVETRRGLTGFSMGFGIKINKYSIDYGHEFYSLAGGSHHITIAANLNQFFK
- a CDS encoding (d)CMP kinase, yielding MKKILIAIDGYAACGKSTLAKQLAAHLHYLFLDTGAMYRAVTLYLLENNINWLDAAALDEALNNISIAFQRNEDGKIITFLNGDDVEDAIRSMQVSNKVSEVAAVSAIRKFLVQQQQEIGKEKGIVMDGRDIGTVVFPHAELKLFVTADMDTRVQRRLLELQSNDIPVSEQDIRDNLIKRDKEETTRTDSPLMQAKDAILIDNTNLTPEEQFTFVLKLVEAKLK
- a CDS encoding outer membrane beta-barrel protein, which codes for MQRKFLLYVIFLIGTSVIGNAQSNFNWGPEVGFSFCGLKQTTSETRIFDVTTTSYIPGKSVLFGFTSQLDIKKHFNINVGLRYLSTSEKLEWIRTGRMFVSDDEMANYVTTNTTEQLYQKISLPLSFGFQFHIGNIATNLFVGYNQNYILNGSYIETSITDSQVDAYDFQNTTSQNPLTVGYPVNHFNSQINTGISFTYKNSIVLKADANFGGYLSFAEPSPYYFCSISFGGMKNTDYTLSVSYLF
- the rpsA gene encoding 30S ribosomal protein S1 — encoded protein: MDNQENLEPVNSETTESTETVVETEKKAPVTVLAKHDDFDWNVDKRNKITYSKDESDKLELTYEGTFKTLNDNEIINATIVGLTDTDVILNVGYKSDGLVSKTEFRDLEDLKVGMEVEVYVVSKEDGKGQLNLSRKSAKMMKAWEHIVDAYKNEIIVTGNIISKTKGGLIVEVFGIETFLPGSQIDVKPITDYDGYVGKKMEFKVVKINETIKNAVVSHKALIESDIETQRQEIIGKLEKGQVLEGTIKNITDFGAFIDLGGVDGLLYITDISWGRINHPNEVLNMNQKLNVVVLDFDDNKKRISLGLKQLTPHPWEVLDAAIQVGSVVKGKIVNIEDYGAFLEIMPGVEGLIHVSEITWSNQPINSKEYFTVNQEFEAKVVTLDREERKMSLSIKQLSEDPWKSAKDKYPINSKHSGLVKNITNYGVFVELDENVGGMVHISDLSWIKRLNHPSEFVKIGERLDVVILEIDEDNRKISLGHKQIEEDPWDTFENVFPIGSIHEGTIIRKDEKGAVVSLPYGLEGYAPNKHLEKADGTTAHAEEMLSFKVIEFDRNDKRILVSHSKFVKDNTDEEKREQVKTRQRDDKKSKSQLTKVQKNVEKTTLGELDVLSQLKEQMEKDSKGSAKTSKKVEEKSEDVSDATEETAEDNEA